A stretch of DNA from Brevibacillus ruminantium:
TACCTCAGAGCCCTGGCCAGTCTCGAAATACATGACGTTGGGACCGGCAGCGGTACCCTGGCTCAGCATCAACCCCATCCCCTCATCCAATATCTCTTTGGACACACCAAAAGCCTCATTTGCTTTTTGTGTTCCGGCGAGGCTTTGGAACATCAATGCGACAGGAGCGCCGTTTCGCAGCGCCTGCATCTGTGTCGTGATATGGGCCAGCACACAGTTTTGGGTCGGGATTTGCCAGCGCTGCATCAGCTCATGACTCATGACAAGCAGCTTGGTTACACTTTCAACAGAATCATTGTTCGGATTGATTCCGATTACCGCGTCCCCGGAACCATATGACAGTCCTTCCTTGATGGAAGCCAGGATGCCTTCCGGATCATCAATCGGGTGATTAGGCTGACAGCGAAAAGCAAGTCTTCCCGGTTCGCCGATCAGTGTATTGCAATACGCCTGGTGTCTGATCTTTTGAGACGCCATCACCAGATCGATGCTCGACATCAGCTTTGCCACTGCAGAAATCATTTCGCTGGTCAGCCCCCGACCAAGTCTCGTCAATTCGGGCATTCCCGCCTTGCGTGACAGGATGTAATCGCGCAGCTCGCCAACAGTCCAATCTTTGATCTCTTTGTAGATAAACGTATTGAGGTCATCGTAGATGATTCGCGTTACCTCATCCTGTTCATACGGAATGACCGGATTTTCATAGATGTCCGCCAGCTTCATTTCACTGAGGACGACCTTGGCCGCCATTCTCTCCAACGCTGATTCGGCACCCAATCGGCTCATCCGATCCCCAGATTTTTCTTCACTAGCCTTTGCCAGCACTTCTCTGATTGACGAGAACTGGTAATGCTGCTTTCGGATCACACATGACAATTTCATCGCAAAGCCTCCCATCCTGAGTGACAAGGAACCCGTTTTTCGTGGATTATTGCAAAAAAGAAGACGCCTCGAATCAGGACAACCCAGAGTCGTCCCATTTCAAAGCGTCATCGCTTTTTCCGCTATATTTACTTTAGATCAAAGGGGAGACGGTGTTGAACTCCGCCTCTCTGTGACGATTGATGACCCGCTCCACGGCCGGGAGCAATTCCTCTTCCGATACCGGTTTGACCAGATAGGCACAGACGCCTGCACACTCTGCTTCCGCGATCATTTCCCCTGCGCTGTAGGCTGTTAAGAGCAAAACAGCTGAATTCGAAGTATTTCGAATGATCCTCGATGCTTTCAAACCGTCCATCACCGGCATTTTTACATCCATAATGATGAGATTGGGCTTCCACTTTTGCGTCAATTCAATCGCTTCTTTACCGTTTTTGCCTTCCGCCACAACGTCGTATCCTTCTTCCTGCAGCATTTCCCGGATATCCATCCGGGTGATCGGCTCATCGTCGATGACCAGTATTTTGTAGCGCTGACGCAATTCTCCTCCCCCTTTATCTGAGATGGAAGGTACATTCCTGCTCCACATCGATCGGATCACTTCCATTATACAGATAATTCTGATCATTCGCCAGTAGTATGATTTGGTTTACGATCGAAGTAAATCATGTACGGCCTGCACCTTTCTTTTGCATCCGCGCTTCAATTGCCTGGTCCACCGTAACCGAAACAAACCGGGTTTTTGTATGCGGAAGAGACTGAGCAATCAAATCCAGATCAGCATGAATCGCCGTAACAATCGTAACAAATCCGCCGCCCGTAGTTGCATCCCTGCCGTGATTACTTTAGGATCGAAGCGAATCAGGTACGAAGAGTTGGATGGACAGATGTCCAGGATGCCAGGTATCTGCCGCTTTCTCAGTTTAGAGGTGATCGCCAGCGATTTGAAGTTGCTCTCTTCGCTCATATCCCGGGAGATTTCTGCAAATATGTATTCATCTCTGCCAAAATCAAAGCGGGTCTCCGGCAGCATGAACATAGGCTGTTCCCCCTTTAGAAAAGAAGTTTGTGCATCCTCCTGCTCAGCGTAGCCGGGCTGACCCCCAGAATCTCGGCTGCTTTTGCGGCAGTTCCATATTTTTGCAGGGCCAGACTGATCAACTGCTCTTCGACTTTCTCAACCGCTTCCTTCAACGGCATAATCTCCCGGATGATTGGCATGTTATCGATGCTTTGCTGTCTCTCGCCGTATAATTGGGCCAATACAACACGAGCCCCGATATACTCCCCTCTCGTCGTCACCACGAGTCTTTCGATCAAGTTTTGCAATTCTCTCACGTTCCCGGGCCAGTGATACCCCTCCAGGACATGGAACGCCTCTTTGGTGAGGGTTTTGTCCAGCTTGTACATCCGGTTGTACACCTGCAAAAAATGAACCGTTAGTGGAATAATATCGAGCACTCTTTGGCGCAGCGGCGGGATCTGGATCGGGATGACATTCAGGCGATAATACAGGTCCTCGCGAAATAACTGTTTGCGAACCAGTTCATGAATATTTTGGTTGGTCGCAGCGATGACCCGAACGTCCACAGAAATCGTTCGAGTACCACCCACGCGCATAATCTCCCGTTCTTGCAGGACCCTGAGCAGCTTGACTTGCATATTGTACGGAAGCTCTGTGACCTCGTCCAAAAAGATACTTCCCTTGTGAGCCAACTCAAACAAGCCGGGCTTCCCCCTCTGATCGGCACCGGTAAAGGCTCCTTTTTCATAGCCAAAAAGTTCGCTTTCCATCAGCGTCTCCGGGATGGCTCCGCAATTAACGCGGATAAACGGCTCATTTCTTCGGTGACTGTATTCATGGATGGCTCGGGCAAAAACTTCCTTGCCTACGCCCGACTCACCCGACAAAAGCACGGTCGAATCAACCTTGGCAATATGCTTACATTCATCAACCAGGCGCTCCATGACATGCGAGCGAAAGATGAGCTTGCGCCGATCGCCTTTGTTCTGTGTCAAAAGCTGATCCAGCTCCTTTTTGTACTCGTTGGATTCCTTTCGAGCCAGCTCCAGCTCAGCACGCAGCTCATGTATGCCCGTAATATCCTCAGAGAGGATGACTACCTTTTCGATTTTGTCGCCGTGAAAAACGGGCGTTGCGACTGACCATACTTTTCTGCCGCTCTTGGACTCCTGGATTAGTGATACACGCTTTTTCTGCGTGAGGCATAGTTCTGCCACATTGGGCGAAAACTGCCTCTCCTTTTCCATGTCATACAGATTTTTGCCGATCAACTGCTCCGCCTTTTCTTCCTGCCAAAAGCCTTTCAAAAAAAGGCCGGCCACGCGAATAATTGTGCCGTGCTGATCGACGACCGTAATTTGTTCGCTTGCGGAGGAGTAAACCGCTTTTAAATCCTCGTTAAACTGCTGCAACTGAAAACGATCCAGTCTGTTCTTCGTGTCTTTGGTCGTGGAATAGCCGGTAATCATCCCCTGTTCATTCACTCCCAGCACGACAGAGATATTGTGATAGAAAGAGATTTCTCCCTGCTCCGGCACTTTCACGATATCGACCCGATAGGCAATCCGGTGATCGAGATGCTCCTGCTGCTGAAGCTGTTTCAACACAGATTCCTTATCGACGTAACCGACGATTTCACCTAGCTCGTCACAGACGAAGAGCAGGTCTACCTTTTGTTCTTCCATTGACTGCAGGGCAAACAGCAAGGAACTGTCTTTCGGTATGGGGATGGAAACTGTTTGTAAAACATCCTTCCAGAACAGCAAAGTTACCCCTCCGGACAATTATTTTGATTTATTTTAACTTCCTGATATTTTATTTCTTTGTATCTTATCACAGTCCTTCTCTTCTTTCACTTTTGAAATGTGTTTCCAAATTGAAAGATAAGAAAATGAAAAAGCTGATCGCGTGTTGCACGATCAGCGCCTCTTCCTCTTATTCAGAAATTCACATCCGATCACGTCAGGATTTCCCGGACCGGCGTTACCGTAATGGAAGCCTGTTCGAAAGCGGAACGAATCTCTTTTACCAGCTCGACAGCTCCCGGTGTATCTCCATGGATGCAAATCGTATCGGCAAAGATGTGGGCATCTTCCCCGTCTGGTGTTCGCACACGTCCCTTTGTCACCATCCGGACGACTCGCTTCGCCATTTCCCCTTTGTCTGTGATGATGGGTCCCTTGCGCGTCATGACGATGGAACCATCAGCTGTATGCTCCCGATCGGCATATACCTCCCGGGCGATGGGCATTCCCATTTTTCGCCCTGCTTCTTCAAATGCGGAACCATTCAATGCGAAGACGATCAGCTCATTTGACAGAGCGGATAACCCCTCCAGAATAGCGCAGGCGATTTGCTCATCCTCCATCGCCATCATGAACAAAGCCCCGTGAGGCTTACAGTGTTGCAGCTTTGTCCCTGACCAGGCTGCAAATTCGCGCAGCGCTCCAATTTGATACAGGATATAGTCGCGTATTTCATCGGGAGTGCACCGCATATGCCTTCGCCCAAAACCGAGCAAATCCGGAAATCCAGGATGCGCACCGATCCCGACGCCGTACGCTTTTGCCAACTCTACGGTTTTTCTCATGACATGGGGATCACCCGCGTGGAAGCCACATGCAATATTGGCAGAGGAGATGTATTGCATCATCTCTTCATCATTTCCCAATTGATAGAAGCCAAAGCTTTCCCCCATATCGCAATTGAGGTCCACCTTGTACAAGCGAAATCCCTCCTTCCTTTGCAATTCATTCTCGTTTATCCCAGGACTGGTTTCGCTTGCTCAGGAAGCTTGATTTTTTACGAGTACAAGCTCTTGCCCGGCATCGACGATAGATTCGTTATCTACCATGAATTGCTCGATGATGATATCTTCTTCCGCCTTGATTTCATAGAAGTTTTTCATAACCTCGATCAACCCGAGGACTTGACCCGCTTTGATCACGTCTCCTTCTTGGGCGTAAGCAGGCAATTCGGGACTTGGCTTTCGGTAAAAGACTCCCGGAAGTGGAGAAAGAATCGCTTTTCTCTCGCTCATCGTCGTCCTCCTCAATCAAATGGATTACATGGCCATGTTGTCTGCTATTTGTTGCAGCTGCTGCTTTAACTGCTGCCTGGCTTCCAGTGCTTCCGACAGGGATACAGCCCGAAAGCGGACTTTTTCATTCGTTTTGATCTGCGCCATCCGATTTAAATCAGTACTAATCACAGTGGCAATCGTAGCATAACCGCCACCCGTTACTGCATCATGTAAAAGAACAATCGGCTCTACACCATCTGGCACTTGAATGGAACCGATCGGATAGCCCAGGTCGGTCACATTGGACGGGTTGCTTCCCGCTCCAAAGGGCTGCTCTCGATCGACAAACTTCAAGCGCTCCCCTTTATGCCGATACCCAATCCGGTTTGCCTCCGGCGTGACTGTCCATTCACTCTCCAGAAAAGTGGACAGGCTTTCCTCTGTCAACCGATAACTGCAAAGGCCAACGACCACGCGAATTTCATGGGTCTTTTCGTAGATGGGGATCAGAGCGGGATCGATTTTTGTTCCAACCGGCACATCTTTTTGCTTCATCTCCCCTACCGCCAATACGTCACCCTCAGCCAGCGCTCTGCCTTGATACCCGCCGATGCCGATCAAGGTGTAAGTGGATCGCGAATTCATCACGACCGGGACATCGATGCCGCCCTCAACGGCGAGGTAGGTTCTTGCCCCTGATTGAACAAAGTCAAAGGTCAGCGTATCGCCTTCCTGAACCTGCAGGGTCTCCCACATCGGCACTGCCTGGCCGTTTATTTTCGGGGGGATGTTGCCTCCTGTCAGGCTGATCTTCATCGCTTTTTCAAACTGGAGGGCTGGTCCCATGTAAGTAATCTCCAGTACAGCGGCATTTGGTTGATTGCCTGCCAGCAAATTAGCCACGGTAAAGGAAAATTTGTCCATCGCTCCTGACGGCGGCATGCCGATTTCATACATGCCGACACGCCCCTGATCCTGGACGGTTGTTTGCAAGCCTGGCTTGATCACCTTAATCATGGTACAACCTCCTCAGCACCATCTCCGAGAACGAATCGGGGTCTTCCAATACTTCCTTGGGCGTAAAAGAGAAATCCTTTTTCCGGTAGACGAAGGTTCCGTCCTCTACCTGCCTGCGGATCTCATCGTATTCGTCGCGAGTCACGCTACGGTAGCGGAAGATATCCCCCTGCTTCGGAAACACGATGGAGTCCTGAAAATCGGGAAGCGTCTGCTCCTTCTGGTAGATGGGTGCCGGTGCGATTCCGTACATCTGGTAACCACCTGCCCCCTGAACGGGATAAATGACGGCAAAAGCACCTCCGAAGCCGAAAGTTCGCTCTGGCGTAAAGGTCCGGGGACGAACGTATTTGGGTACTTCAATTTGCTTTTCACGGGCGACCATCTGGAAGCACCAGGGCAACCCGGGGACAAAGCCAATCATCGAGACGAGAAAAGGCGAACTGGTGATCGCGTCGATAAAAGCTTCTTTGCTCTCATAACCATTGACGCGGGCGGAATATTCCAAATCGGTCGATCCCGGGTCCTGATGCCGATCTCGAAAGCGCATGACCGCTTCATGCGTCCAGGGGTCCTCAAAGAGCACCGGCACATCAACCAGTCGTGACGAAATCGTAATCTGATCAAGCCCCGCCACCTGCTGCTCGATCTCCTGGAGCACCTGGATCAGCTCATCCGGATGAAGTACTTCCGGATCAATCCGCACCATATAGGAAGCATTGGAAGGACAGATATCCACAATTCCCGGAAGGTTTCGCTCCTTTAATTCCCGGGTGATGGCCATTCCTTTAAAATTGGACTCCAGGCTCATCTCTTCAGAAAGCTGGACGAAGACAAATTCATCTCCTCCGTATTCATAACGCACCTGCGTGTGAATCATTTCCTTCTCACCTCCGAGACTCTTAACCTCACCGGTTTACCGGGATTCGGCCAAGCGAATGGCCCGTTCATATGCCTCTGGCGTATCGATGTCGGTACAGATGCCCGGGTCTTGGACGGTTACAGACATGCGGAGAACGTCGCGCATGCCGCCTCCTCCGCGATCCCCGGCTATCTGCTTGATCACATCCGCCTGAAGATTGCCCCAAAACACCGGATGACCCGATGTGTCTTGGTAACAGGGATGGATCAGAAAAGGTCTTCTGTCCTTTTGTGTTTGCTCCAGGCCACGTGCGATGATCTGGGAAATCGTGTTCTCCTGAATAAAAGGAAGGTCCGCGAGAAACACCATCGCTGCCGCTCCAAGCCATTCGGGTTTCCGATTTGCTTGCAACTGTGCTTCAACGGCTCCTTGCACAGAACTTTGTGCTTCCCTTTGCTCTATTCCCTCTATGACTTCTTGCAGTCCCTTCCGTAAAGAGGTGCCGAGTCCCTCCTTAAATTCAGGGTTCAGAAGCCATTGAAATCGCCTGTCATCGACGTAGATTTGTTCCTGGATCAGGTGGGCGTCATGACCGATGACGGTATGAATCCTGGAAAAAGGGAAGCGCCTCACTTGCGAAATAACATGCTCCAGAAGCAGCTTCCCTGCCAGTGGGAGCAATTGTTTGGTGCGTCCCATCCGCGAAGCTGTGCCAGCTGCCAGAATGATCGCATCCAATCGGATTGTCACCGTGACTCCCCCCACTTCTACGCTCGCTTCTTCAGCAAATCGGAATGAGTACGAAGCGACTGATGAATTCGTTCCTTGCCGCGCAAAAAGTGACCCGTATGACCATTTCGAACAGCCACTACCTCCGCAATAATGCTAAGTGCAATTTCTTCCGGGGAGTCCG
This window harbors:
- a CDS encoding ethanolamine ammonia-lyase subunit EutB: MKLSCVIRKQHYQFSSIREVLAKASEEKSGDRMSRLGAESALERMAAKVVLSEMKLADIYENPVIPYEQDEVTRIIYDDLNTFIYKEIKDWTVGELRDYILSRKAGMPELTRLGRGLTSEMISAVAKLMSSIDLVMASQKIRHQAYCNTLIGEPGRLAFRCQPNHPIDDPEGILASIKEGLSYGSGDAVIGINPNNDSVESVTKLLVMSHELMQRWQIPTQNCVLAHITTQMQALRNGAPVALMFQSLAGTQKANEAFGVSKEILDEGMGLMLSQGTAAGPNVMYFETGQGSEVSLESHEAVDMQTLEARTYGFCRHWKPFMVNNVSGFIGPETLYDGRQMIRADLEDLFMGKLHGLPMGIAPTYTNHMHADQNDQEIAGMLTALAGANFYMGVPGGDDVMLSYQDTSYHDDASLREILGLRPLREFERWLEKMGIMENGRLTEYAGDLSIFD
- a CDS encoding response regulator, which codes for MRQRYKILVIDDEPITRMDIREMLQEEGYDVVAEGKNGKEAIELTQKWKPNLIIMDVKMPVMDGLKASRIIRNTSNSAVLLLTAYSAGEMIAEAECAGVCAYLVKPVSEEELLPAVERVINRHREAEFNTVSPLI
- a CDS encoding carboxyltransferase domain-containing protein: MFMLPETRFDFGRDEYIFAEISRDMSEESNFKSLAITSKLRKRQIPGILDICPSNSSYLIRFDPKVITAGMQLRAADLLRLLRRFMLIWI
- a CDS encoding sigma 54-interacting transcriptional regulator, whose amino-acid sequence is MLFWKDVLQTVSIPIPKDSSLLFALQSMEEQKVDLLFVCDELGEIVGYVDKESVLKQLQQQEHLDHRIAYRVDIVKVPEQGEISFYHNISVVLGVNEQGMITGYSTTKDTKNRLDRFQLQQFNEDLKAVYSSASEQITVVDQHGTIIRVAGLFLKGFWQEEKAEQLIGKNLYDMEKERQFSPNVAELCLTQKKRVSLIQESKSGRKVWSVATPVFHGDKIEKVVILSEDITGIHELRAELELARKESNEYKKELDQLLTQNKGDRRKLIFRSHVMERLVDECKHIAKVDSTVLLSGESGVGKEVFARAIHEYSHRRNEPFIRVNCGAIPETLMESELFGYEKGAFTGADQRGKPGLFELAHKGSIFLDEVTELPYNMQVKLLRVLQEREIMRVGGTRTISVDVRVIAATNQNIHELVRKQLFREDLYYRLNVIPIQIPPLRQRVLDIIPLTVHFLQVYNRMYKLDKTLTKEAFHVLEGYHWPGNVRELQNLIERLVVTTRGEYIGARVVLAQLYGERQQSIDNMPIIREIMPLKEAVEKVEEQLISLALQKYGTAAKAAEILGVSPATLSRRMHKLLF
- a CDS encoding LamB/YcsF family protein; this encodes MYKVDLNCDMGESFGFYQLGNDEEMMQYISSANIACGFHAGDPHVMRKTVELAKAYGVGIGAHPGFPDLLGFGRRHMRCTPDEIRDYILYQIGALREFAAWSGTKLQHCKPHGALFMMAMEDEQIACAILEGLSALSNELIVFALNGSAFEEAGRKMGMPIAREVYADREHTADGSIVMTRKGPIITDKGEMAKRVVRMVTKGRVRTPDGEDAHIFADTICIHGDTPGAVELVKEIRSAFEQASITVTPVREILT
- a CDS encoding acetyl-CoA carboxylase encodes the protein MSERKAILSPLPGVFYRKPSPELPAYAQEGDVIKAGQVLGLIEVMKNFYEIKAEEDIIIEQFMVDNESIVDAGQELVLVKNQAS
- a CDS encoding 5-oxoprolinase subunit C family protein, encoding MIKVIKPGLQTTVQDQGRVGMYEIGMPPSGAMDKFSFTVANLLAGNQPNAAVLEITYMGPALQFEKAMKISLTGGNIPPKINGQAVPMWETLQVQEGDTLTFDFVQSGARTYLAVEGGIDVPVVMNSRSTYTLIGIGGYQGRALAEGDVLAVGEMKQKDVPVGTKIDPALIPIYEKTHEIRVVVGLCSYRLTEESLSTFLESEWTVTPEANRIGYRHKGERLKFVDREQPFGAGSNPSNVTDLGYPIGSIQVPDGVEPIVLLHDAVTGGGYATIATVISTDLNRMAQIKTNEKVRFRAVSLSEALEARQQLKQQLQQIADNMAM
- a CDS encoding 5-oxoprolinase subunit B family protein — translated: MIHTQVRYEYGGDEFVFVQLSEEMSLESNFKGMAITRELKERNLPGIVDICPSNASYMVRIDPEVLHPDELIQVLQEIEQQVAGLDQITISSRLVDVPVLFEDPWTHEAVMRFRDRHQDPGSTDLEYSARVNGYESKEAFIDAITSSPFLVSMIGFVPGLPWCFQMVAREKQIEVPKYVRPRTFTPERTFGFGGAFAVIYPVQGAGGYQMYGIAPAPIYQKEQTLPDFQDSIVFPKQGDIFRYRSVTRDEYDEIRRQVEDGTFVYRKKDFSFTPKEVLEDPDSFSEMVLRRLYHD
- a CDS encoding nucleotidyltransferase family protein, which translates into the protein MTIRLDAIILAAGTASRMGRTKQLLPLAGKLLLEHVISQVRRFPFSRIHTVIGHDAHLIQEQIYVDDRRFQWLLNPEFKEGLGTSLRKGLQEVIEGIEQREAQSSVQGAVEAQLQANRKPEWLGAAAMVFLADLPFIQENTISQIIARGLEQTQKDRRPFLIHPCYQDTSGHPVFWGNLQADVIKQIAGDRGGGGMRDVLRMSVTVQDPGICTDIDTPEAYERAIRLAESR